Proteins encoded by one window of Agelaius phoeniceus isolate bAgePho1 chromosome 3, bAgePho1.hap1, whole genome shotgun sequence:
- the GPCPD1 gene encoding glycerophosphocholine phosphodiesterase GPCPD1 isoform X4: MTSCQVTFEVRGPSAPGEVFAICGSCSALGNWNPQLAVVLQTPDDTYEKRWKTIVELPRGIPVQYRYFKGYFLEPKVFARLGGEKKSQETETDVFLQTIDGPCEVIVHTWETHLQPRSITPLENEITVDDGDFGICNGIETVDAGWLTCQTEIRLRLHYSEKPPVLISKKKFKTSRFRVKLTLEGLEKDDDEEGQDKTSPTVPQKMANTVEFSLISNEDYKCRHSQPDCGYALQPDRWIEYTIQTMEPDNLELIFDFFEEDLGEKVVQDDVLPGHVGSACLLSSTIAELGKSAGVLTLAIMSRNPRKTIGKVRVDYIIIKPIQGYTCDMQASYAKYWKPRTTLDVGHRGAGNSTTTTKLAKVQENTIASLRSAASHGAAFVEFDVHLSKDHVPIVYHDLTCCMAMKKKLDTEPLELFEIAVKELTFDQLQLLKLAHVTALKVKDHNASFNEEENSAFEMQPFPSLQRVLESVPNDVGFDIEIKWISQQRDGQWDGNLSTYFDMNLFLDIILKTVLMNAGRRRIVFSSFHADICTMIRHKQNKYPVLFLTQGESKLYPELMDLRSRTTPIAINFAQFENLLGISVHSEDLLRNPAFITRAISKGLVIFSWGDDTNDPDNRKKLREYGVHGLIYDRIYDSNPVQPNIFQVEQLERLKRELPELKSCVSPSVSHFKSITPCKCHHCCMEEKPVDNLKSFQMKKD; encoded by the exons ATGACCTCTTGTCAAGTCACTTTTGAAGTAAGGGGACCATCAGCACCAG gAGAGGTTTTTGCAATAtgtgggagctgcagtgctTTGGGAAATTGGAATCCCCAGCTTGCAGTGGTCCTCCAGACTCCGGATGA tacATATGAGAAAAGATGGAAAACTATTGTAGAGCTTCCTAGAGGAATTCCTGTTCAGTATCGGTATTTTAAAGGATACTTTCTAGAACCTAAG GTATTTGCACgacttggaggggaaaaaaagagccaagagacagagacagatgtGTTTTTACAG ACTATCGATGGTCCCTGCGAAGTCATAGTTCACACGTGGGAGACTCATCTACAACCACGATCAATTACCCCTTTAG aaaatgaaattactgtCGATGATGGAGACTTTGGAATCTGTA ATGGTATTGAAACTGTGGATGCTGGGTGGCTGACATGTCAGACAGAAATCAGGCTACGTCTGCATTATTCTGAGAAACCCCCTGTACTGATTTCTaagaagaaatttaaaacaTCAAGATTTAG AGTAAAATTGACCCTAGAAGGCCTAGAGAAGGATGATGATGAAGAGGGCCAAGACAAGACATCCCCTACTGTTCCCCAGAAAATGGCAAACACGGTGGAATTCTCCTTGATCAGTAACGAGGACTACAAATGTCGGCACTCTCAGCCGGACTGTGGCTATGCCTTGCAGCCAGACCGATGGATAGAATACACAATACAAACCATGGAGCCTGATAACTTGGAATtgatatttgatttttttgag gaaGATTTAGGTGAGAAGGTAGTACAAGATGATGTGCTCCCAGGTCACGTAGGCTCTGCCTGCCTCCTGTCATCCACAATTGCAGAACTTGGAAAGAGTGCTGGAGTTCTTACACTTGCCATTATGAGCAGAAATCCAAGGAAGACAATTGGAAAAGTTAGAG tggaCTACATAATTATCAAACCTATCCAGGGATACACTTGTGATATGCAGGCTTCATATGCAAAGTACTGGAAACCAAGAACAACTCTGGATGTTGGACACAGGGGAGCAGGGAATTCTACAACTACCACTAA GCTTGCTAAAGTTCAAGAGAACACCATTGCATCCCTCAGGAGTGCTGCTAGTCAT GGAGCAGCATTTGTGGAATTTGATGTACATCTTTCTAAAGATCATGTGCCTATAGTATACCACGATCTCACATGTTGCATGGCCATGAAAAAG AAACTGGATACGGAGCCTTTGGAACTGTTTGAGATTGCAGTCAAAGAACTCACATTTGATCAGCTGCAGTTATTAAAG CTGGCTCACGTGACGGCCCTGAAAGTAAAAGATCACAATG CATCTTTTAACGAGGAAGAGAACTCTGCTTTTGAGATGCAGCCATTTCCTTCTCTGCAAAGA GTCCTGGAGTCTGTTCCTAACGATGTTGGGTTTGACATAGAAATAAAATGGATCTCCCAACAAAGA GATGGCCAATGGGATGGCAACTTGTCAACTTACTTTGATATGAACCTTTTTCTAGATATTATTCTGAAAACTGTTTTGATGAATGCTGGACGAAgaagaattgtgttttcttcttttcacgCAGATATATGTACAAT GATCCGACATAAGCAAAACAAGTACCCTGTGTTATTTCTCACCCAAGGGGAATCTAAACTCTATCCAGAGCTCATGGATCTTAGATCTCGCACAACTCCAATTGCCATTAACTTTGCACAGTTTGAAAACTTGCTG gGAATTAGTGTGCATTCTGAAGACCTGCTGAGGAATCCAGCATTTATTACACGGGCCATATCCAAAGGCCTGGTTATTTTTTCATGGGGTGATGATACAAATGACCCAGATAACAGGAAGAAACTGAGAGAATATGGTGTTCATGGGTTAATATATGACAG GATATACGACTCAAATCCTGTGCAACCAAATATATTCCAAGTGGAGCAGCTGGAACGTCTCAAGAGAGAGCTGCCGGAGTTGAAAAGCTGTGTGTCCCCCTCAGTTAGCCACTTCAAATCCATAACTCCATGTAAATGCCATCATTGTTGCATGGAAGAGAAACCTGTAGATAACTTGAAGAGCTTTCAGATGAAGAAGGACTAA
- the GPCPD1 gene encoding glycerophosphocholine phosphodiesterase GPCPD1 isoform X3, translating to MLAGGSWNRLGPRRPLPTPVSGPGRRPWQEGRGARALSSATPHKATGDLERRSAPPGEVFAICGSCSALGNWNPQLAVVLQTPDDTYEKRWKTIVELPRGIPVQYRYFKGYFLEPKVFARLGGEKKSQETETDVFLQTIDGPCEVIVHTWETHLQPRSITPLENEITVDDGDFGICNGIETVDAGWLTCQTEIRLRLHYSEKPPVLISKKKFKTSRFRVKLTLEGLEKDDDEEGQDKTSPTVPQKMANTVEFSLISNEDYKCRHSQPDCGYALQPDRWIEYTIQTMEPDNLELIFDFFEEDLGEKVVQDDVLPGHVGSACLLSSTIAELGKSAGVLTLAIMSRNPRKTIGKVRVDYIIIKPIQGYTCDMQASYAKYWKPRTTLDVGHRGAGNSTTTTKLAKVQENTIASLRSAASHKLDTEPLELFEIAVKELTFDQLQLLKLAHVTALKVKDHNASFNEEENSAFEMQPFPSLQRVLESVPNDVGFDIEIKWISQQRDGQWDGNLSTYFDMNLFLDIILKTVLMNAGRRRIVFSSFHADICTMIRHKQNKYPVLFLTQGESKLYPELMDLRSRTTPIAINFAQFENLLGISVHSEDLLRNPAFITRAISKGLVIFSWGDDTNDPDNRKKLREYGVHGLIYDRIYDSNPVQPNIFQVEQLERLKRELPELKSCVSPSVSHFKSITPCKCHHCCMEEKPVDNLKSFQMKKD from the exons ATGTTGGCGGGGGGCAGCTGGAACCGGTTGGGGccgcgccgccccctccccacccccgtCAGCGGCCCCGGGCGGcggccctggcaggaggggcGGGGAGCCCGGGCTTTGTCGTCCGCAACCCCGCACAAAGCGACCGGGGACTTGGAgcgccgctccgctccgccag gAGAGGTTTTTGCAATAtgtgggagctgcagtgctTTGGGAAATTGGAATCCCCAGCTTGCAGTGGTCCTCCAGACTCCGGATGA tacATATGAGAAAAGATGGAAAACTATTGTAGAGCTTCCTAGAGGAATTCCTGTTCAGTATCGGTATTTTAAAGGATACTTTCTAGAACCTAAG GTATTTGCACgacttggaggggaaaaaaagagccaagagacagagacagatgtGTTTTTACAG ACTATCGATGGTCCCTGCGAAGTCATAGTTCACACGTGGGAGACTCATCTACAACCACGATCAATTACCCCTTTAG aaaatgaaattactgtCGATGATGGAGACTTTGGAATCTGTA ATGGTATTGAAACTGTGGATGCTGGGTGGCTGACATGTCAGACAGAAATCAGGCTACGTCTGCATTATTCTGAGAAACCCCCTGTACTGATTTCTaagaagaaatttaaaacaTCAAGATTTAG AGTAAAATTGACCCTAGAAGGCCTAGAGAAGGATGATGATGAAGAGGGCCAAGACAAGACATCCCCTACTGTTCCCCAGAAAATGGCAAACACGGTGGAATTCTCCTTGATCAGTAACGAGGACTACAAATGTCGGCACTCTCAGCCGGACTGTGGCTATGCCTTGCAGCCAGACCGATGGATAGAATACACAATACAAACCATGGAGCCTGATAACTTGGAATtgatatttgatttttttgag gaaGATTTAGGTGAGAAGGTAGTACAAGATGATGTGCTCCCAGGTCACGTAGGCTCTGCCTGCCTCCTGTCATCCACAATTGCAGAACTTGGAAAGAGTGCTGGAGTTCTTACACTTGCCATTATGAGCAGAAATCCAAGGAAGACAATTGGAAAAGTTAGAG tggaCTACATAATTATCAAACCTATCCAGGGATACACTTGTGATATGCAGGCTTCATATGCAAAGTACTGGAAACCAAGAACAACTCTGGATGTTGGACACAGGGGAGCAGGGAATTCTACAACTACCACTAA GCTTGCTAAAGTTCAAGAGAACACCATTGCATCCCTCAGGAGTGCTGCTAGTCAT AAACTGGATACGGAGCCTTTGGAACTGTTTGAGATTGCAGTCAAAGAACTCACATTTGATCAGCTGCAGTTATTAAAG CTGGCTCACGTGACGGCCCTGAAAGTAAAAGATCACAATG CATCTTTTAACGAGGAAGAGAACTCTGCTTTTGAGATGCAGCCATTTCCTTCTCTGCAAAGA GTCCTGGAGTCTGTTCCTAACGATGTTGGGTTTGACATAGAAATAAAATGGATCTCCCAACAAAGA GATGGCCAATGGGATGGCAACTTGTCAACTTACTTTGATATGAACCTTTTTCTAGATATTATTCTGAAAACTGTTTTGATGAATGCTGGACGAAgaagaattgtgttttcttcttttcacgCAGATATATGTACAAT GATCCGACATAAGCAAAACAAGTACCCTGTGTTATTTCTCACCCAAGGGGAATCTAAACTCTATCCAGAGCTCATGGATCTTAGATCTCGCACAACTCCAATTGCCATTAACTTTGCACAGTTTGAAAACTTGCTG gGAATTAGTGTGCATTCTGAAGACCTGCTGAGGAATCCAGCATTTATTACACGGGCCATATCCAAAGGCCTGGTTATTTTTTCATGGGGTGATGATACAAATGACCCAGATAACAGGAAGAAACTGAGAGAATATGGTGTTCATGGGTTAATATATGACAG GATATACGACTCAAATCCTGTGCAACCAAATATATTCCAAGTGGAGCAGCTGGAACGTCTCAAGAGAGAGCTGCCGGAGTTGAAAAGCTGTGTGTCCCCCTCAGTTAGCCACTTCAAATCCATAACTCCATGTAAATGCCATCATTGTTGCATGGAAGAGAAACCTGTAGATAACTTGAAGAGCTTTCAGATGAAGAAGGACTAA
- the GPCPD1 gene encoding glycerophosphocholine phosphodiesterase GPCPD1 isoform X2 gives MLAGGSWNRLGPRRPLPTPVSGPGRRPWQEGRGARALSSATPHKATGDLERRSAPPGEVFAICGSCSALGNWNPQLAVVLQTPDDTYEKRWKTIVELPRGIPVQYRYFKGYFLEPKTIDGPCEVIVHTWETHLQPRSITPLENEITVDDGDFGICNGIETVDAGWLTCQTEIRLRLHYSEKPPVLISKKKFKTSRFRVKLTLEGLEKDDDEEGQDKTSPTVPQKMANTVEFSLISNEDYKCRHSQPDCGYALQPDRWIEYTIQTMEPDNLELIFDFFEEDLGEKVVQDDVLPGHVGSACLLSSTIAELGKSAGVLTLAIMSRNPRKTIGKVRVDYIIIKPIQGYTCDMQASYAKYWKPRTTLDVGHRGAGNSTTTTKLAKVQENTIASLRSAASHGAAFVEFDVHLSKDHVPIVYHDLTCCMAMKKKLDTEPLELFEIAVKELTFDQLQLLKLAHVTALKVKDHNASFNEEENSAFEMQPFPSLQRVLESVPNDVGFDIEIKWISQQRDGQWDGNLSTYFDMNLFLDIILKTVLMNAGRRRIVFSSFHADICTMIRHKQNKYPVLFLTQGESKLYPELMDLRSRTTPIAINFAQFENLLGISVHSEDLLRNPAFITRAISKGLVIFSWGDDTNDPDNRKKLREYGVHGLIYDRIYDSNPVQPNIFQVEQLERLKRELPELKSCVSPSVSHFKSITPCKCHHCCMEEKPVDNLKSFQMKKD, from the exons ATGTTGGCGGGGGGCAGCTGGAACCGGTTGGGGccgcgccgccccctccccacccccgtCAGCGGCCCCGGGCGGcggccctggcaggaggggcGGGGAGCCCGGGCTTTGTCGTCCGCAACCCCGCACAAAGCGACCGGGGACTTGGAgcgccgctccgctccgccag gAGAGGTTTTTGCAATAtgtgggagctgcagtgctTTGGGAAATTGGAATCCCCAGCTTGCAGTGGTCCTCCAGACTCCGGATGA tacATATGAGAAAAGATGGAAAACTATTGTAGAGCTTCCTAGAGGAATTCCTGTTCAGTATCGGTATTTTAAAGGATACTTTCTAGAACCTAAG ACTATCGATGGTCCCTGCGAAGTCATAGTTCACACGTGGGAGACTCATCTACAACCACGATCAATTACCCCTTTAG aaaatgaaattactgtCGATGATGGAGACTTTGGAATCTGTA ATGGTATTGAAACTGTGGATGCTGGGTGGCTGACATGTCAGACAGAAATCAGGCTACGTCTGCATTATTCTGAGAAACCCCCTGTACTGATTTCTaagaagaaatttaaaacaTCAAGATTTAG AGTAAAATTGACCCTAGAAGGCCTAGAGAAGGATGATGATGAAGAGGGCCAAGACAAGACATCCCCTACTGTTCCCCAGAAAATGGCAAACACGGTGGAATTCTCCTTGATCAGTAACGAGGACTACAAATGTCGGCACTCTCAGCCGGACTGTGGCTATGCCTTGCAGCCAGACCGATGGATAGAATACACAATACAAACCATGGAGCCTGATAACTTGGAATtgatatttgatttttttgag gaaGATTTAGGTGAGAAGGTAGTACAAGATGATGTGCTCCCAGGTCACGTAGGCTCTGCCTGCCTCCTGTCATCCACAATTGCAGAACTTGGAAAGAGTGCTGGAGTTCTTACACTTGCCATTATGAGCAGAAATCCAAGGAAGACAATTGGAAAAGTTAGAG tggaCTACATAATTATCAAACCTATCCAGGGATACACTTGTGATATGCAGGCTTCATATGCAAAGTACTGGAAACCAAGAACAACTCTGGATGTTGGACACAGGGGAGCAGGGAATTCTACAACTACCACTAA GCTTGCTAAAGTTCAAGAGAACACCATTGCATCCCTCAGGAGTGCTGCTAGTCAT GGAGCAGCATTTGTGGAATTTGATGTACATCTTTCTAAAGATCATGTGCCTATAGTATACCACGATCTCACATGTTGCATGGCCATGAAAAAG AAACTGGATACGGAGCCTTTGGAACTGTTTGAGATTGCAGTCAAAGAACTCACATTTGATCAGCTGCAGTTATTAAAG CTGGCTCACGTGACGGCCCTGAAAGTAAAAGATCACAATG CATCTTTTAACGAGGAAGAGAACTCTGCTTTTGAGATGCAGCCATTTCCTTCTCTGCAAAGA GTCCTGGAGTCTGTTCCTAACGATGTTGGGTTTGACATAGAAATAAAATGGATCTCCCAACAAAGA GATGGCCAATGGGATGGCAACTTGTCAACTTACTTTGATATGAACCTTTTTCTAGATATTATTCTGAAAACTGTTTTGATGAATGCTGGACGAAgaagaattgtgttttcttcttttcacgCAGATATATGTACAAT GATCCGACATAAGCAAAACAAGTACCCTGTGTTATTTCTCACCCAAGGGGAATCTAAACTCTATCCAGAGCTCATGGATCTTAGATCTCGCACAACTCCAATTGCCATTAACTTTGCACAGTTTGAAAACTTGCTG gGAATTAGTGTGCATTCTGAAGACCTGCTGAGGAATCCAGCATTTATTACACGGGCCATATCCAAAGGCCTGGTTATTTTTTCATGGGGTGATGATACAAATGACCCAGATAACAGGAAGAAACTGAGAGAATATGGTGTTCATGGGTTAATATATGACAG GATATACGACTCAAATCCTGTGCAACCAAATATATTCCAAGTGGAGCAGCTGGAACGTCTCAAGAGAGAGCTGCCGGAGTTGAAAAGCTGTGTGTCCCCCTCAGTTAGCCACTTCAAATCCATAACTCCATGTAAATGCCATCATTGTTGCATGGAAGAGAAACCTGTAGATAACTTGAAGAGCTTTCAGATGAAGAAGGACTAA
- the GPCPD1 gene encoding glycerophosphocholine phosphodiesterase GPCPD1 isoform X1: protein MLAGGSWNRLGPRRPLPTPVSGPGRRPWQEGRGARALSSATPHKATGDLERRSAPPGEVFAICGSCSALGNWNPQLAVVLQTPDDTYEKRWKTIVELPRGIPVQYRYFKGYFLEPKVFARLGGEKKSQETETDVFLQTIDGPCEVIVHTWETHLQPRSITPLENEITVDDGDFGICNGIETVDAGWLTCQTEIRLRLHYSEKPPVLISKKKFKTSRFRVKLTLEGLEKDDDEEGQDKTSPTVPQKMANTVEFSLISNEDYKCRHSQPDCGYALQPDRWIEYTIQTMEPDNLELIFDFFEEDLGEKVVQDDVLPGHVGSACLLSSTIAELGKSAGVLTLAIMSRNPRKTIGKVRVDYIIIKPIQGYTCDMQASYAKYWKPRTTLDVGHRGAGNSTTTTKLAKVQENTIASLRSAASHGAAFVEFDVHLSKDHVPIVYHDLTCCMAMKKKLDTEPLELFEIAVKELTFDQLQLLKLAHVTALKVKDHNASFNEEENSAFEMQPFPSLQRVLESVPNDVGFDIEIKWISQQRDGQWDGNLSTYFDMNLFLDIILKTVLMNAGRRRIVFSSFHADICTMIRHKQNKYPVLFLTQGESKLYPELMDLRSRTTPIAINFAQFENLLGISVHSEDLLRNPAFITRAISKGLVIFSWGDDTNDPDNRKKLREYGVHGLIYDRIYDSNPVQPNIFQVEQLERLKRELPELKSCVSPSVSHFKSITPCKCHHCCMEEKPVDNLKSFQMKKD, encoded by the exons ATGTTGGCGGGGGGCAGCTGGAACCGGTTGGGGccgcgccgccccctccccacccccgtCAGCGGCCCCGGGCGGcggccctggcaggaggggcGGGGAGCCCGGGCTTTGTCGTCCGCAACCCCGCACAAAGCGACCGGGGACTTGGAgcgccgctccgctccgccag gAGAGGTTTTTGCAATAtgtgggagctgcagtgctTTGGGAAATTGGAATCCCCAGCTTGCAGTGGTCCTCCAGACTCCGGATGA tacATATGAGAAAAGATGGAAAACTATTGTAGAGCTTCCTAGAGGAATTCCTGTTCAGTATCGGTATTTTAAAGGATACTTTCTAGAACCTAAG GTATTTGCACgacttggaggggaaaaaaagagccaagagacagagacagatgtGTTTTTACAG ACTATCGATGGTCCCTGCGAAGTCATAGTTCACACGTGGGAGACTCATCTACAACCACGATCAATTACCCCTTTAG aaaatgaaattactgtCGATGATGGAGACTTTGGAATCTGTA ATGGTATTGAAACTGTGGATGCTGGGTGGCTGACATGTCAGACAGAAATCAGGCTACGTCTGCATTATTCTGAGAAACCCCCTGTACTGATTTCTaagaagaaatttaaaacaTCAAGATTTAG AGTAAAATTGACCCTAGAAGGCCTAGAGAAGGATGATGATGAAGAGGGCCAAGACAAGACATCCCCTACTGTTCCCCAGAAAATGGCAAACACGGTGGAATTCTCCTTGATCAGTAACGAGGACTACAAATGTCGGCACTCTCAGCCGGACTGTGGCTATGCCTTGCAGCCAGACCGATGGATAGAATACACAATACAAACCATGGAGCCTGATAACTTGGAATtgatatttgatttttttgag gaaGATTTAGGTGAGAAGGTAGTACAAGATGATGTGCTCCCAGGTCACGTAGGCTCTGCCTGCCTCCTGTCATCCACAATTGCAGAACTTGGAAAGAGTGCTGGAGTTCTTACACTTGCCATTATGAGCAGAAATCCAAGGAAGACAATTGGAAAAGTTAGAG tggaCTACATAATTATCAAACCTATCCAGGGATACACTTGTGATATGCAGGCTTCATATGCAAAGTACTGGAAACCAAGAACAACTCTGGATGTTGGACACAGGGGAGCAGGGAATTCTACAACTACCACTAA GCTTGCTAAAGTTCAAGAGAACACCATTGCATCCCTCAGGAGTGCTGCTAGTCAT GGAGCAGCATTTGTGGAATTTGATGTACATCTTTCTAAAGATCATGTGCCTATAGTATACCACGATCTCACATGTTGCATGGCCATGAAAAAG AAACTGGATACGGAGCCTTTGGAACTGTTTGAGATTGCAGTCAAAGAACTCACATTTGATCAGCTGCAGTTATTAAAG CTGGCTCACGTGACGGCCCTGAAAGTAAAAGATCACAATG CATCTTTTAACGAGGAAGAGAACTCTGCTTTTGAGATGCAGCCATTTCCTTCTCTGCAAAGA GTCCTGGAGTCTGTTCCTAACGATGTTGGGTTTGACATAGAAATAAAATGGATCTCCCAACAAAGA GATGGCCAATGGGATGGCAACTTGTCAACTTACTTTGATATGAACCTTTTTCTAGATATTATTCTGAAAACTGTTTTGATGAATGCTGGACGAAgaagaattgtgttttcttcttttcacgCAGATATATGTACAAT GATCCGACATAAGCAAAACAAGTACCCTGTGTTATTTCTCACCCAAGGGGAATCTAAACTCTATCCAGAGCTCATGGATCTTAGATCTCGCACAACTCCAATTGCCATTAACTTTGCACAGTTTGAAAACTTGCTG gGAATTAGTGTGCATTCTGAAGACCTGCTGAGGAATCCAGCATTTATTACACGGGCCATATCCAAAGGCCTGGTTATTTTTTCATGGGGTGATGATACAAATGACCCAGATAACAGGAAGAAACTGAGAGAATATGGTGTTCATGGGTTAATATATGACAG GATATACGACTCAAATCCTGTGCAACCAAATATATTCCAAGTGGAGCAGCTGGAACGTCTCAAGAGAGAGCTGCCGGAGTTGAAAAGCTGTGTGTCCCCCTCAGTTAGCCACTTCAAATCCATAACTCCATGTAAATGCCATCATTGTTGCATGGAAGAGAAACCTGTAGATAACTTGAAGAGCTTTCAGATGAAGAAGGACTAA
- the GPCPD1 gene encoding glycerophosphocholine phosphodiesterase GPCPD1 isoform X5, with the protein MLAGGSWNRLGPRRPLPTPVSGPGRRPWQEGRGARALSSATPHKATGDLERRSAPPGEVFAICGSCSALGNWNPQLAVVLQTPDDTYEKRWKTIVELPRGIPVQYRYFKGYFLEPKVFARLGGEKKSQETETDVFLQTIDGPCEVIVHTWETHLQPRSITPLENEITVDDGDFGICNGIETVDAGWLTCQTEIRLRLHYSEKPPVLISKKKFKTSRFRVKLTLEGLEKDDDEEGQDKTSPTVPQKMANTVEFSLISNEDYKCRHSQPDCGYALQPDRWIEYTIQTMEPDNLELIFDFFEEDLGEKVVQDDVLPGHVGSACLLSSTIAELGKSAGVLTLAIMSRNPRKTIGKVRVDYIIIKPIQGYTCDMQASYAKYWKPRTTLDVGHRGAGNSTTTTKLAKVQENTIASLRSAASHGAAFVEFDVHLSKDHVPIVYHDLTCCMAMKKKLDTEPLELFEIAVKELTFDQLQLLKLAHVTALKVKDHNASFNEEENSAFEMQPFPSLQRVLESVPNDVGFDIEIKWISQQRDGQWDGNLSTYFDMNLFLDIILKTVLMNAGRRRIVFSSFHADICTMIRHKQNKYPVLFLTQGESKLYPELMDLRSRTTPIAINFAQFENLLGISVHSEDLLRNPAFITRAISKGLVIFSWGDDTNDPDNRKKLREYGVHGLIYDRIDQNTVASCEDGRKTVS; encoded by the exons ATGTTGGCGGGGGGCAGCTGGAACCGGTTGGGGccgcgccgccccctccccacccccgtCAGCGGCCCCGGGCGGcggccctggcaggaggggcGGGGAGCCCGGGCTTTGTCGTCCGCAACCCCGCACAAAGCGACCGGGGACTTGGAgcgccgctccgctccgccag gAGAGGTTTTTGCAATAtgtgggagctgcagtgctTTGGGAAATTGGAATCCCCAGCTTGCAGTGGTCCTCCAGACTCCGGATGA tacATATGAGAAAAGATGGAAAACTATTGTAGAGCTTCCTAGAGGAATTCCTGTTCAGTATCGGTATTTTAAAGGATACTTTCTAGAACCTAAG GTATTTGCACgacttggaggggaaaaaaagagccaagagacagagacagatgtGTTTTTACAG ACTATCGATGGTCCCTGCGAAGTCATAGTTCACACGTGGGAGACTCATCTACAACCACGATCAATTACCCCTTTAG aaaatgaaattactgtCGATGATGGAGACTTTGGAATCTGTA ATGGTATTGAAACTGTGGATGCTGGGTGGCTGACATGTCAGACAGAAATCAGGCTACGTCTGCATTATTCTGAGAAACCCCCTGTACTGATTTCTaagaagaaatttaaaacaTCAAGATTTAG AGTAAAATTGACCCTAGAAGGCCTAGAGAAGGATGATGATGAAGAGGGCCAAGACAAGACATCCCCTACTGTTCCCCAGAAAATGGCAAACACGGTGGAATTCTCCTTGATCAGTAACGAGGACTACAAATGTCGGCACTCTCAGCCGGACTGTGGCTATGCCTTGCAGCCAGACCGATGGATAGAATACACAATACAAACCATGGAGCCTGATAACTTGGAATtgatatttgatttttttgag gaaGATTTAGGTGAGAAGGTAGTACAAGATGATGTGCTCCCAGGTCACGTAGGCTCTGCCTGCCTCCTGTCATCCACAATTGCAGAACTTGGAAAGAGTGCTGGAGTTCTTACACTTGCCATTATGAGCAGAAATCCAAGGAAGACAATTGGAAAAGTTAGAG tggaCTACATAATTATCAAACCTATCCAGGGATACACTTGTGATATGCAGGCTTCATATGCAAAGTACTGGAAACCAAGAACAACTCTGGATGTTGGACACAGGGGAGCAGGGAATTCTACAACTACCACTAA GCTTGCTAAAGTTCAAGAGAACACCATTGCATCCCTCAGGAGTGCTGCTAGTCAT GGAGCAGCATTTGTGGAATTTGATGTACATCTTTCTAAAGATCATGTGCCTATAGTATACCACGATCTCACATGTTGCATGGCCATGAAAAAG AAACTGGATACGGAGCCTTTGGAACTGTTTGAGATTGCAGTCAAAGAACTCACATTTGATCAGCTGCAGTTATTAAAG CTGGCTCACGTGACGGCCCTGAAAGTAAAAGATCACAATG CATCTTTTAACGAGGAAGAGAACTCTGCTTTTGAGATGCAGCCATTTCCTTCTCTGCAAAGA GTCCTGGAGTCTGTTCCTAACGATGTTGGGTTTGACATAGAAATAAAATGGATCTCCCAACAAAGA GATGGCCAATGGGATGGCAACTTGTCAACTTACTTTGATATGAACCTTTTTCTAGATATTATTCTGAAAACTGTTTTGATGAATGCTGGACGAAgaagaattgtgttttcttcttttcacgCAGATATATGTACAAT GATCCGACATAAGCAAAACAAGTACCCTGTGTTATTTCTCACCCAAGGGGAATCTAAACTCTATCCAGAGCTCATGGATCTTAGATCTCGCACAACTCCAATTGCCATTAACTTTGCACAGTTTGAAAACTTGCTG gGAATTAGTGTGCATTCTGAAGACCTGCTGAGGAATCCAGCATTTATTACACGGGCCATATCCAAAGGCCTGGTTATTTTTTCATGGGGTGATGATACAAATGACCCAGATAACAGGAAGAAACTGAGAGAATATGGTGTTCATGGGTTAATATATGACAG AATTGACCAAAACACTGTAGCCAGTTGTGAAGATGGCAGAAAAACTGTGTCCTGA